One segment of Hippopotamus amphibius kiboko isolate mHipAmp2 chromosome 4, mHipAmp2.hap2, whole genome shotgun sequence DNA contains the following:
- the LOC130852694 gene encoding serpin A3-6-like isoform X1 codes for MGSSSRESPASWTGGGSGSTPHIPLSQAEMRAERMSPLLALGLLVAGLCSSVHCLPEDGTQEKQCKVVPVDDHTLASSNTDFAFSLYKQLALKTPNKNVFFSPLSISMALAFLSLGARGSTLTEILEGLKFNLTETPETKIHQGFQHFLRTLSQPSNKLQLSMGNAMFVQEDLKLLEKFIEDARTLYASEAFSTNFQDPDAAKKFINDYVKNKTQGKIVELFKHLSSDTVMVLVNYIYFKAQWKTLFDPQHTKQAEFHVSENETVEVPTMSIGGLKTPYFRDEQLGCTVVELLYSSNDSALFILPDEGRMQDLEAKLHPETLRRWRDSLQPSQIHELYLPKFSISSYYELKDILSQLGIRKIFIPGADLSGITGTDSLLVSQVVHSAVLDVDEEGTEAAAATGISLEKTSIRRIIVRFNRPFLISVILKKSQSIIFLGKVTNPREE; via the exons ATGGGCAGCAGTTCCCGTGAAAGCCCAGCATCCTGGACAGGCGGCGGCTCTGGATCCACCCCCCACATCCCACTCTCCCAGGCAG AGATGAGGGCAGAGAGAATGTCCCCCCTGCTGGCTCTGGGGCTCCTGGTGGCTGGGCTCTGCTCCAGTGTCCACTGCCTCCCAGAGGATGGGACACAGGAGAAACAGTGCAAAGTGGTGCCTGTGGACGACCACACATTAGCCTCCAGCAACACTGACTTTGCCTTCAGCCTCTACAAGCAGTTGGCTTTGAAGACCCCCAATAAGAATGTCTTCTTCTCCCCACTGAGCATCTCCATGGCCTTGGCCTTCCTGTCCCTGGGGGCCCGCGGATCCACCCTGACGGAGATCCTGGAAGGCCTCAAGTTCAACCTCACAGAGACCCCCGAGACAAAAATCCACCAGGGCTTCCAGCACTTCCTGCGGACGCTCAGCCAACCCAGCAACAAGCTGCAGCTGAGCATGGGCAATGCCATGTTCGTCCAGGAGGATCTAAAGCTGCTGGAAAAGTTCATAGAAGATGCTCGGACGCTGTACGCCTCCGAGGCCTTCTCCACCAACTTCCAGGATCCCGACGCTGCCAAGAAGTTCATCAATGATTATGTGAAGAATAAAACCCAGGGGAAAATTGTGGAGTTGTTTAAACACCTTTCCTCAGACACAGTGATGGTCCTGGTGAATTACATCTACTTTAAAG cccagTGGAAGACCCTCTTTGACCCCCAGCATACGAAGCAGGCAGAGTTCCACGTGAGTGAGAACGAGACGGTGGAGGTGCCCACGATGAGCATTGGGGGCCTGAAGACGCCTTACTTCCGGGACGAGCAGCTGGGCTGCACGGTGGTGGAGCTCCTGTACAGCAGCAACGACAGCGCGCTCTTCATCCTCCCTGACGAGGGCAGAATGCAGGACCTGGAAGCCAAGCTGCACCCAGAGACGCTGAGGAGGTGGAGAGACTCACTGCAGCCCAG TCAGATACATGAACTCTACCTGCCGAAATTCTCCATCTCCAGCTACTATGAGCTGAAAGACATACTTTCCCAGCTGGGCATCAGGAAAATCTTCATCCCTGGGGCTGACCTGTCTGGAATCACAGGGACAGACAGCCTGCTGGTTTCCCAG GTGGTCCACAGCGCTGTGCTGGATGTGGACGAGGAGGGCACGGAAGCAGCTGCTGCCACGGGAATCAGCTTGGAAAAAACGTCCATAAGGAGGATCATTGTGCGTTTCAACAGGCCCTTCCTGATTTCAGTAATTCTCAAAAAGAGCCAGAGCATCATCTTTTTGGGCAAAGTCACCAACCCCAGGGAAGAGTAG
- the LOC130852694 gene encoding serpin A3-6-like isoform X2 yields the protein MRAERMSPLLALGLLVAGLCSSVHCLPEDGTQEKQCKVVPVDDHTLASSNTDFAFSLYKQLALKTPNKNVFFSPLSISMALAFLSLGARGSTLTEILEGLKFNLTETPETKIHQGFQHFLRTLSQPSNKLQLSMGNAMFVQEDLKLLEKFIEDARTLYASEAFSTNFQDPDAAKKFINDYVKNKTQGKIVELFKHLSSDTVMVLVNYIYFKAQWKTLFDPQHTKQAEFHVSENETVEVPTMSIGGLKTPYFRDEQLGCTVVELLYSSNDSALFILPDEGRMQDLEAKLHPETLRRWRDSLQPSQIHELYLPKFSISSYYELKDILSQLGIRKIFIPGADLSGITGTDSLLVSQVVHSAVLDVDEEGTEAAAATGISLEKTSIRRIIVRFNRPFLISVILKKSQSIIFLGKVTNPREE from the exons ATGAGGGCAGAGAGAATGTCCCCCCTGCTGGCTCTGGGGCTCCTGGTGGCTGGGCTCTGCTCCAGTGTCCACTGCCTCCCAGAGGATGGGACACAGGAGAAACAGTGCAAAGTGGTGCCTGTGGACGACCACACATTAGCCTCCAGCAACACTGACTTTGCCTTCAGCCTCTACAAGCAGTTGGCTTTGAAGACCCCCAATAAGAATGTCTTCTTCTCCCCACTGAGCATCTCCATGGCCTTGGCCTTCCTGTCCCTGGGGGCCCGCGGATCCACCCTGACGGAGATCCTGGAAGGCCTCAAGTTCAACCTCACAGAGACCCCCGAGACAAAAATCCACCAGGGCTTCCAGCACTTCCTGCGGACGCTCAGCCAACCCAGCAACAAGCTGCAGCTGAGCATGGGCAATGCCATGTTCGTCCAGGAGGATCTAAAGCTGCTGGAAAAGTTCATAGAAGATGCTCGGACGCTGTACGCCTCCGAGGCCTTCTCCACCAACTTCCAGGATCCCGACGCTGCCAAGAAGTTCATCAATGATTATGTGAAGAATAAAACCCAGGGGAAAATTGTGGAGTTGTTTAAACACCTTTCCTCAGACACAGTGATGGTCCTGGTGAATTACATCTACTTTAAAG cccagTGGAAGACCCTCTTTGACCCCCAGCATACGAAGCAGGCAGAGTTCCACGTGAGTGAGAACGAGACGGTGGAGGTGCCCACGATGAGCATTGGGGGCCTGAAGACGCCTTACTTCCGGGACGAGCAGCTGGGCTGCACGGTGGTGGAGCTCCTGTACAGCAGCAACGACAGCGCGCTCTTCATCCTCCCTGACGAGGGCAGAATGCAGGACCTGGAAGCCAAGCTGCACCCAGAGACGCTGAGGAGGTGGAGAGACTCACTGCAGCCCAG TCAGATACATGAACTCTACCTGCCGAAATTCTCCATCTCCAGCTACTATGAGCTGAAAGACATACTTTCCCAGCTGGGCATCAGGAAAATCTTCATCCCTGGGGCTGACCTGTCTGGAATCACAGGGACAGACAGCCTGCTGGTTTCCCAG GTGGTCCACAGCGCTGTGCTGGATGTGGACGAGGAGGGCACGGAAGCAGCTGCTGCCACGGGAATCAGCTTGGAAAAAACGTCCATAAGGAGGATCATTGTGCGTTTCAACAGGCCCTTCCTGATTTCAGTAATTCTCAAAAAGAGCCAGAGCATCATCTTTTTGGGCAAAGTCACCAACCCCAGGGAAGAGTAG